The Triticum dicoccoides isolate Atlit2015 ecotype Zavitan chromosome 6A, WEW_v2.0, whole genome shotgun sequence genome has a window encoding:
- the LOC119318840 gene encoding anthocyanin 5-aromatic acyltransferase-like has protein sequence MPRNRSGNMPPMVRTRSSTAVPLAAAGGAELPDPGRLVPLSPFDAFWVALPPVRRVFLFRSPPGVPFSDVVGTLRSSLAQVLPAFHPFAGELTYSPDSRALSIVLPDEREGFPCGGVTFVEAETDLDFERLVEEAAEHDQDALGQLIPDIRRDQLPAPVMAAQVTEFVGGGGGVALGVAVHHTAADGRGIWRFFEMWAAAASGVEVGQVPAGSVPLHDRRLVRFHGDEEIARLFLQQIAPNLPKIAPRQDPALDGRRRLSRRTFTFAASAVQRLKQRLASAANIGTAPSTFAALAAHGWVSIARASGFADDDAPVFAAFLADCRAYMSPPAPDAYAGNCVALCMASLGGSELAGPDGPARALLAVRESVAEAKRDPLRDLGRWRTKFAAIPPGRAVVLGGSPWFPAYGVDFGFGRPARVELASMNHDGEMVLVAGREAGSVQASVSIAAGKMQAFRDVFMAE, from the exons ATGCCAAGGAACAGATCGGGAAACATGCCGCCCATGGTGCGCACGCGGAGCTCCACCGCCGTCCCACTCGCCGCCGCTGGCGGCGCGGAGCTCCCGGACCCCGGCCGGCTCGTCCCGCTGTCCCCGTTCGACGCGTTCTGGGTCGCGCTGCCCCCAGTCCGCCGCGTCTTCCTCTTCCGCTCCCCGCCCGGCGTCCCGTTCTCGGACGTCGTCGGCACCCTCAGGTCCTCCCTCGCGCAAGTGCTCCCAGCCTTCCACCCCTTCGCCGGCGAGCTCACGTACTCGCCGGACTCGCGCGCTCTGTCGATCGTCCTCCCGGACGAGCGGGAGGGCTTCCCCTGCGGCGGCGTCACGTTCGTCGAGGCCGAGACGGACCTCGATTTCGAGCGGCTCGTCGAGGAGGCGGCAGAACACGACCAGGACGCGCTCGGACAGCTTATCCCGGACATCCGCCGTGACCAGCTCCCGGCGCCCGTGATGGCCGCGCAG GTGACGGAGttcgtcggtggcggcggtggcgtggCACTGGGGGTGGCCGTGCACCATACGGCGGCGGACGGGCGCGGCATTTGGCGGTTCTTTGAGATGTGGGCGGCGGCAGCGTCCGGTGTTGAGGTTGGCCAGGTGCCCGCCGGGTCGGTTCCGCTGCATGACCGGAGGCTGGTGCGGTTCCACGGCGACGAAGAGATCGCCAGGCTGTTCTTGCAGCAAATCGCCCCGAACTTGCCTAAG ATTGCTCCAAGGCAAGATCCCGCGCTCGACGGCCGGCGTCGCCTCAGCCGGCGAACCTTCACCTTCGCCGCGTCCGCGGTGCAGCGTCTCAAGCAGAGGCTCGCGTCCGCGGCGAACATCGGCACGGCGCCGTCCACCTTCGCCGCCCTGGCGGCGCACGGGTGGGTGTCCATCGCGCGCGCCAGCGGCTTCGCCGACGACGACGCGCCGGTGTTCGCCGCCTTCCTCGCCGACTGCCGCGCGTACATGTCGCCCCCGGCGCCGGACGCCTACGCGGGCAACTGCGTCGCGCTCTGCATGGCCTCGCTGGGCGGGTCGGAGCTCGCGGGGCCCGACGGGCCCGCCCGGGCGCTCCTGGCCGTCAGGGAGTCCGTCGCGGAGGCGAAGCGCGACCCGCTCCGCGACCTCGGCCGGTGGCGCACCAAGTTCGCGGCCATCCCGCCGGGCCGCGCGGTCGTCCTGGGCGGGTCGCCCTGGTTCCCCGCATACGGGGTGGACTTCGGGTTCGGGAGGCCGGCGAGGGTGGAGCTGGCGTCCATGAACCACGACGGCGAGATGGTGCTCGTCGCCGGGAGGGAGGCCGGCTCGGTGCAGGCGTCGGTGTCGATTGCCGCGGGGAAGATGCAGGCGTTCCGCGACGTGTTCATGGCTGAATGA